Below is a genomic region from Desulfatiglans sp..
AAGCCTTATCCTCTTGCCCCATTGCCATACCGCACGTAAGTGCCAACCACAAGATTAACATGGAATGAAAAGATCGTTTAAATAGAGTAAGCCACTTTTTTGTCATTTTCATTTTTCCCCCTCTTAATAAAAATAAGTTAATATTACTCAACTATTTTTTTTTATTATAGAAAGTTGAGCTGCCTCTTGAGAGAAAACTTATTTTTTATGCAGCCCGATACAAGCGGCTACAAAAAATCAAAATGCTAAACTAAAGATAGAATCCGCAAAGAGCCTGTATGTTTAATAAATTTGACTTTGTTAAAGGGGCTGTATGTATGAGTAGTAAGTTAGTGTGAGGACCGTTCAACAGGAGATTGAAATTGTCACCGGGAAAATTTTTTAGCACCCTGTTTATAGAAGAAAACATATTTGCCGACCATGAAAACATATTGAAAGTTAGTAGAACTCTCTGATTACACAGTAAAACAGCAATACATAAAACCGGGCTAAAAAAACCTTTTAATACAAAATCCTGTAAGACATCAAAAAAGTCAGGTAAGGCAAAAATATTTCTATATATAGTTGAAGGCTGCTAATGTGTCAAGCTACTTAAAGAAATAATAAAATTATAATTTTCAAATATTCCAATAACTTTCTATGACACTTACAAGATTGTTATTTGAAAAATATCTTTAGTTGTCAGAACTTTGTCAAAGTTTACCTTACTCCCTATTAATAGTAAAATTCGAATATATCGTTTGACATTTCATTTAAAATATTGTGGATGCTGAAGTAAGTCTTTATAATAAATTTTATATATGAGTTTTCCATCAACATTTTTATCTGGCTTTCGGGATTTTTTTACACAAATGGAGGTATTAAAATGTCATGTGAAAATTGCAGGTTCCGTTCAAGGTATGACAAGGACCCAAAGTCATTTCTTGGCAGGATATGGCGATGGCATATAGGATTTTGTCCGGGCTGGAAGCAATATTACAAATCTCTTTCTGATGATAAGAAATTTGAACTAACAAAGATGTATAACCTGAAATAAAATTAGAATTTTTAATCGAATTCTGCAAAATGCAGATATTTTTAAACAAAAATTATAGGAGAAGTCATGGAAACTAAAAAAACAGATCAGGCTGGCCTTTCACGGAGGACATTTCTGGCAGGTACTGCCATTGCTGCTGTGGCTGGTGCCGCAGGTATCAAAAATATTGCCGTTGCAGCCGCAAGCACTGCGGAAGGTACTGTTTCACCGGTTGAGACAGTCAATAAATACGGTTCGGATCTCTTGAACATGCTTGTCTTAAGGACATACCCTATTGCAATAAAGATGCTTAAGGATGAAACAGAGATACCTCAGGGGGCAGTCAGACCCAAAAAAGACCTTGGAGAACATTATTCCGCCTGTCAGGCCTTTGGTATTGTCCGCCGCCGCGGCACCTCCCTTGCCATGTTTATAGAAGATCACTGGTGTTTTGAGCCTATTATTGGTTACGGCCTGGTGGAAACACCAAAGGATTTTCTTGAGGGTTCGGGCAGCGACTTTTTTATCCAGAATAGAGAGGCTGCAAAGGCGAGAAACATGTCCATGCCGGTGCTGCCACACGGAAAATATGCCGGAATGGTACTTGCCCCTTTACACAAGGCCAATTTTGAACCTGACAT
It encodes:
- a CDS encoding DUF169 domain-containing protein, coding for METKKTDQAGLSRRTFLAGTAIAAVAGAAGIKNIAVAAASTAEGTVSPVETVNKYGSDLLNMLVLRTYPIAIKMLKDETEIPQGAVRPKKDLGEHYSACQAFGIVRRRGTSLAMFIEDHWCFEPIIGYGLVETPKDFLEGSGSDFFIQNREAAKARNMSMPVLPHGKYAGMVLAPLHKANFEPDITVIYCNATQLRHMLFCMMRKNGYTVSSNLDPLWSCVHSVVPSLLTGECEVTVPDPGEFERGGVGDDEMMLTIPKGRMEELMSGVYHYDKMGMGYRSFGRDIRGNFKQPPYYKEYFKKWGLDTE